TTGTTCTTTCCACGAATTTTCAATACAGTATAATAGGCACCGGTAACATCGTAAATTTCACAGATTTCTTCCATATTCCTTAGCTCATCTAAGACATTCTGGTATAGTTTGGGATCTGCCTTTAACAACATAATTGCCTTTGTACCTTTACCCACCATTTCTAAATCTAAGATAGCTTTGAATCCTTTTATCACTCCCTTTTCTTGAAGTTTTTTTACTCTAAGAAAAACTGTGGCCTCACTGACCCCTATCTCATCTGCAATTCCTTTAAATGCTCTCCGAGCATTTTCCTGCAATTTATTTAGAATGAAACGATCTACAGCATCGAATTTTTCCTTTGACATTTTCGCTCAAATTTTTTG
The genomic region above belongs to Candidatus Bathyarchaeota archaeon and contains:
- a CDS encoding Lrp/AsnC family transcriptional regulator, whose amino-acid sequence is MSKEKFDAVDRFILNKLQENARRAFKGIADEIGVSEATVFLRVKKLQEKGVIKGFKAILDLEMVGKGTKAIMLLKADPKLYQNVLDELRNMEEICEIYDVTGAYYTVLKIRGKNNQELSRVLDEIGAINGIIATETSIILKSIKEETSIKL